A window of Mycolicibacterium madagascariense genomic DNA:
CATCGTCGACGAGCTCGCCGACCTCATGATGACGGCGCCTCGCGACGTCGAGGACGCGATCGTGCGCATCACCCAGAAGGCGCGGGCGGCGGGCATCCACCTGGTGCTGGCGACGCAGCGGCCGTCGGTCGACGTCGTCACCGGGCTCATCAAGACCAACGTGCCGTCGCGGCTGGCGTTCGCCACCTCGTCGCTGACCGACAGCCGCGTCATCCTCGATCAGCCGGGTGCGGAGAAGCTGATCGGCATGGGCGACGGCTTGTTCCTGCCGATGGGCGCGAACAAGCCGATCCGCCTGCAGGGCGCCTACATCTCCGACGAGGAGATCCAGGCCGTCGTCGAGGCGACCAAGGAACAGGCCGAGCCCGAGTACTTCGAGGGCGTCACGGTGGCCAAGCCGTCGGGTGACCGTTCCGACGTCGACCCCGACATCGGCGACGACATGGACGTGTTCCTGCAGGCCGTCGAACTCGTGGTGTCCTCGCAGTTCGGCTCGACGTCGATGCTGCAGCGCAAGCTGCGGGTCGGCTTCGCCAAGGCCGGCCGTCTGATGGACCTCATGGAGACCCGCAGCATCGTCGGGCCGTCGGAGGGCTCCAAGGCCCGCGAGGTTCTGGTCAAACCCGACGAGCTGGCCGGGACGCTGGCACTCATCCGCGGTGGCGCCGACGCCAACGGAGCCGACGCCGACGACGAATGAGTCGTCGAGATAGCGCTGACAGTCGGAATGTGCGCGACGGACGACTGACACCGCTATCTCGACGCCCGGGCCCTCCTACAGCGTCAGCAGCATCCGGGTGTTGCCCAGGATGTTGGGCTTGACGTAGGACAGGTCGAGGAATTCGGCTACGCCGATGTCGTAGGACCGGCACATCTCGTCGTACACCTCGGCCGTGACCGGGGTGCCCTCGATCTCCTGAAATCCATGACGGCCGAAGAACTCGGTCTCGAAGGTCAGGACGAAGATGCGCTTGAGGTGCAGCTCGCGAGCCACGTCCAGCAACTTCGTCACGACGGCGTGCCCGACGCCGCGGCCACGCATCCGCGGGTGGGCCGCCACCGTGCGGACTTCGCCGAGGTCCGACCACAGCACGTGCAGGGCTCCGCACCCGACCAGCTCGCCGTCGACCTCGGCAACCCAGAACTCCTGCACCGCCTCGTACAGCGTGACGAGGTTCTTCTCCAGCAGGATCTTGCCCGCATAGACGTCGACCAACGCCTTGATTCCGGGCACGTCCGAGGTGCGTGCGCGACGGACCACCAGATCATCGGTGTGGGGGGCTCCAGTCACAGCAGTGAGGGTATCGGTTAGCTCAACCGATATTCTGATGCCGTGCCGACCCCGTCTGACGTCGATCCGCTGGTGCCACGCGCGGGTATCGCGAACGTCGCCAACGTGCTGACCGGCATCCGCATCGTCCTCGTGCCCGTGTTCCTGGCGGCGCTGTTCGTCGGCGATGGACACCAATCCTCCTGGCGGATAGTCGCTTTCATCGTCTTCGCGACCGCGGTCATCACCGACCGGTTCGACGGCGCGGTGGCGCGCAGCTACGACATGGTCACCGAATTCGGCAAGCTCGCCGACCCCATCGCGGACAAGGCGCTCATCGGCGCCGCGCTGATCGGCCTGTCGCTGCTCGGCGACCTGCCCTGGTGGGTGACCGCGGTGATCCTGGTCCGCGAGATCGGCGTGACGGTTCTGCGCTTTGCGGTCATCCGCGGCGGGGTCATCCCGGCCAGCCGCGGGGGCAAACTCAAGACGCTGGTGCAGGCGGTGGCGATCGGTCTGTTCGTCCTGCCTCTGCAGGGGCAGTGGATGACCGGGGCGTGGGCGTTCATGTGGGCGGCGATCGTCCTGACCGTGGTGACGGGCGTCGACTACGTCGTCGCGGCGGTCCGCGGCACCCGTCCGTAACGCCTCGTGGCGTGTGGGAACCAATCCGGCGGGTATGGGCGTTCTGCTTCATAGTGAATTCCATGAGATCGATGACCACGTCTTTCGTTGTGAGGAGACCGCGATGACGACACTGCTTCGCGAAGTGATTGGCGACGTGCTGCGTCAGGCGCGGCAATCGCAGGGCCGCACGCTGCGAGAGGTGTCCGACGGCGCGCGGGTGAGCCTCGGCTACCTCTCGGAGGTGGAGCGCGGCCGCAAGGAAGCCTCCAGCGAGCTGCTGAGCGCCATCTGCGGCGCCCTGGAGGTGCCGCTGTCGCGGGTCCTCTCCGACGCCGGCGAAAGCATGGAGCGCCTCGAGCAGGCCGCGCCGCGGCCGGTCGGGCCCGCCAGCACGTCGAACATCGATCTCTCCACCCGGGTCGTCATCCCGCACACCGTCTCCATGGCCGTGGCCTGACGATTCGTCGGTGCGCGGGGGTGTGGCATTCCGCACGCAACCGATAGGTTGGCGGAAGGCGACGCACACCTGGCTGACAGCCCTGTTACCCAACACGAAGGCGGAAAGAACCGATGGCCAATCCGTTCACCAAGGGGTGGAAATACCTCATGGCGCTGTTCAGCTCGAAGGTCGATCAGTACGCCGACCCCAAGGTCCAGATTCAGCAGGCGATCGAAGAGGCCCAGCGTCAGCACCAGGGGCTGACCCAGCAGGCCGCGTCGGTGATCGGCAATCAGCGTCAGCTGGAGATGCGGCTGAACCGGCAGCTGGCGGACATCGAGAAGCTGCAGGTCAACGTGCGCCAAGCGCTCACGCTGGCCGACCAGGCCACCGCGTCGGGGGACGCGGCCAAGGCCACCGAGTACACCAACGCCGCCGAGGCGTTCGCGGCCCAGCTCGTCACGGCCGAGCAGAGCGTCGAGGATCTCAAGACCCTGCACGACCAGGCGCTGCAGGCGGCCGGGCAGGCGAAGAAGGCCGTCGAGCAGAACTCGATGGTGCTGCAGCAGAAGATCGCCGAACGCAGCAAGCTGCTCAGCCAGCTCGAACAGGCCAAGATGCAGGAGCAGGTCAGCGCGTCGCTGCAGTCGATGAGCCAGATTGCCGCCCCGGGCAACACGCCCAGCCTCGACGAGGTCAGGGACAAGATCGAGCGTCGCTACGCCAACGCGATGGGCTCCGCCGAGCTCGCCCAGAACTCGGTCCAGGGACGCATGATGGAGATCCAGCAGGCCAGCGTGCAGATGGCCGGGCACTCGCGCCTGGAGCAGATCCGGGCGTCGATGAACGGTGAGGCCCTGCCGTCGGGCGGGTCGGCTGCCACACCGGCCACCCCGGCGGTCAACCCTCCGGCGGCGAGCCCGGAAAACCCACTCGCACAATAGCTTTCGACGTCAGGGAGGGCCATGGCAGCGACGGGACGCCAGGAGGCGTGGCGCACGCTGGTGCAGCGTGGCGTCGACACCGCGGCCGAGTTCTCCGACGTGCTAGCCCAGCGTCTGGGCGCCGCGGCGGATCCGCGGGCGAAGCTCCTGCGCAAACGTCGGTGGGCGTTGCGGGCGGCGCTGTTCTTCACGTTCTCCACCGGGTTGTGGATCGCGATCACCGCGGTCCTGGCCTCCTGGGCCGTCATCCCCGCGTGGGTGCTGCCGATACCCGCATCGATCGCCGTCGGCGCGGCGTTCCTGGCGACGCTGGCCGTCCTTCGCTACCGCTGGCTCAAGCGAGAGCCGCTACCCGCCGAACGCGGATCGCGGCGCCTGCCGCCCTGGGGCTCGGCGGCGCGCCCACCGATGGCGGCGCTGGCGTCCGCCGAACGTGGGCTGTTCTCGCTGCTCGGCGTCATGGAGCGCGGTCGGATGCTGCCTGCCGAGGAGCTGCGTGACGTCGTCGACGCGGCGCAGCGCACCGCTGCGACCCTGAAGGCGACCGCCCACGAGGTCGTCTCCCTCGAGCGGGCCGCCACCGCGGCCCCGCAGTCGCGGGTGCACCTCGCGCCGACGATCACGGCATTCGTCGGCCAGCTCGACGCCGGAGTGCGCCAGTACGACGAGATGGTCCAGGCCGCAGCACAATTGGTGTCAGCCGCCAACTCCGGCTCGATGTCGAGTTCACCCATGTCCACGCAGCGCTACCGGCACGAGCTGGGCACCGCGACGGACCGCCTGGTGGGCTGGGCGCAGGCGTTCGACGAGCTCGGCCACGTGCGCGGCGCCTGACCGTCAGACGTCGTGGCTGCTCGGCGGCCCCGAGCGCGGCCCGTACTTCTCGATGTAGGCGTCGTGGACGTGGGCGTTGCGCCGCCGCGCCTCGTAATCGACGAGGCTCGGGTCCAGACCGTGTTTGCGCAGCATGTGCCGCCGCCACACCTTGTTCAGCGCGTGGGAGAAGAACACGAACGGGATGAGGATCGGGAGCGTCGTCGACAGGTGCAGGTACAGCGACATCGGAATGATCCAGAACGGCAACATGATCAGCACCGCGGGGATGAAGACGCGCACCATCATGCGGACGGTGGCGCCCGGTCCGGCCAGATCGTCGGCGACCCACTGGCGCATCGACGACGGCAACCGTTTGCCGTAGCAGTAGCCGACGTACTGCAGCAGGTTGGGCCTGGTGCGGGTCGAGCCGTCGGTCACAGCGTCGGGCGCAAGGACGGGACCGCGACTCCCGCCAATCCGCGGACCGTGGCCTTGAGCATGTCGAGGAAGTCGAAGTAGTCGCGCCACAGCGTGATTCGCCCGTCGTGCACCTCGAACACGCCGCACACCCAGAACTGCAGGCGCAGGGCCTTGAAGACCAGCACGTCGGTCCGCTCGGTCAGCACCGCGGTGCCCTCGGAGGCGATGCGGTGGAACTTGACCTCGAACCCGGCTTTGCCCTCGCCGCTGCGCAGCAGCTTCATGATGCGCTGGCGCCCGGTGATGGTGGGCAGCCCGACGTTCTGCCACCTGGCGTCGTCGGCGAGCAGGGCGTCCGCGGCAGCGAAGTCCTCGTTCTGCACGGCGAACAGGAATCGCTCGACGATGGCCTTGTTGTCGAGCGCGGGGACGACGGAGGCGTTGTCAGTCATGGCCCCACAGTAGTTGTCCGAGGCCGGTTGCTCGACGTCCGTTGCGCGATCCGGCGCCCGGTCCCACCCCGGGATCGCTGTGGCAGGGTGGGGCGATGCGCGTGGCGGTGGTGGCTGGCCCCGATCCCGGACACGCGTTCCCCGCGATCGCGCTGTGCCTGAAGTTCCTGGCCGCGGGGGATGCGCCGACGCTGCTGACCGGTGCGCAATGGTTGGCGACGGCCAGGGCGGCCGGGATCGACGCGAGCGAGCTCGCCGGTCTGGATCCCGTCGACGGCGACGACGACGCGGACGCCGGGGCCAAGATGCACCGGCGGGCCGCCCGCATGGCCGCGTCCAACGTCGCTCAGCTGGGGGAGCTGGCGCCCGACCTGGTGGTGTCCGACGTGATCACCGCCGCGGGCGGGCTGGCCGCCGAACTGTTGGGGCTGCCCTGGGTCGAGCTGGACCCGCACCCGCTCTACGACCCGTCCAGCGGTCTGCCGCCGGTCGGATCGGGGCTGGCGCCCGGCGTCGGGGTGCGCGGGCGGGCGCGCGACACCCTGTTGCGGGCGCTGACGGCGCGCTCGGTGCGGAAGGGGTTGCGGCAGCGGGCGCAGGCCCGCGTCGGGATCGGTCTGCCGCGCTCGGGCCCCGGTCCGCGGCGTCGCCTGATCGCCACGCTGCCCGCGCTGGAGGTCGCGCGCCCCGACTGGCCGGCGGGCGCGGTGATCGTCGGCCCGCTGCACTTCGAGCCGACGGCGACCGTGCTCGACGTCCCCGAGGGCGCCGGGCCGGTCGTGGTCGTCGCGCCGTCGACGGCGGTCACCGGCGCCACCGGCCTCGCCGAGGTGGCGCTCGAGTCGCTCGTCCCGGGTCGCACGCTGCCCGCGGGCGCGCGGGTGGTGGTCTCGCGGTTGGACGGGTCGTCCGCGCCGGTGCCGCCGTGGGCCGTCGTCGGCCTGGGGCGCCAGGACCACCTGCTCGCCCACGCCGACCTGGTGATCTGCGGTGGGGGCCACGGGATGGTGGCCAAGACGTTGCTCGCCGGCGTGCCGATGGTGATCGTGCCGGGCGGGGGAGACCAGTGGGAGATCGCCAATCGCGTTGTGCGACAAGGCAGTGCGCGCCTGATCAGACCGCTCACGCCCGACGCGCTGACGACCGCGGTGGCCGACGTGCTGGCCTCGCCCGAGTACCGCGACGCAGCGCGGCGCGCCCGCGACGGCATCGAGTCCGTCGTTGATCCGGTACGGGTGTGCCACGACGCCGTGGCGTCGCCTCGGTAGGTTGGTGGCGTGCGGCTGACGGAATTCCACGAACTCGTCGCGGGACAGTTCGGTGAGATGCGGGGAGCGTCCCTGCTCGTCGATCACGTGCTCACCAGCCTCGGCGGTCGCACCGGGGCCCAGGCCATCGAGGCGGGGGTCGACCCACGCGAGGTGTGGCGCGCCCTGTGCGCCGACTTCGACGTGCCGCGCGATCAGTGGTGAGAGTCCCCTGCTGAGAATCCCCCGGCGTGTCCGCTTGTATCGAACACGTGTTCGTCTACTGTGGGTGGTGTTCGACGGGAAACCACCGGTCAGGCCGACTTGTCGGTACCGACCTCTACCGTCACCGGCAACTGATCGAACACCTCGATCAACGGACACCCCACGAGGACGGAGACCACCATGGCGCAAGCCCCAGATCGCGAGAAGGCCCTCGAGCTAGCCCTCGCTCAGATCGAGAAGAGTCACGGCAAGGGTTCGGTGATGCGGCTCGGCGAAGACGTGCGCCAGCCGATCTCGGTGATTCCCACCGGGTCCATCGCCCTGGACGTGGCGCTCGGCATCGGCGGACTGCCGCGGGGCCGGGTCATCGAGATCTACGGACCGGAGTCCTCGGGCAAGACCACCGTCGCGCTGCACGCGGTGGCCAATGCGCAGGCCGCGGGCGGCATCGCGGCCTTCATCGACGCCGAGCACGCGCTCGACCCCGACTACGCCAAGAAGCTCGGGGTGGACACCGATTCACTGCTGGTGTCCCAGCCGGACACCGGTGAGCAGGCACTCGAGATCGCCGACATGCTGATTCGGTCCGGCGCGCTGGACATCCTGGTCATCGACTCGGTGGCCGCGCTGGTGCCCCGCGCCGAGATCGAGGGCGAGATGGGTGACAGCCACGTCGGTCTGCAGGCTCGTCTGATGAGCCAGGCGCTGCGCAAGATCACCGGCGCTCTGAGCAACTCGAACACCACCGCGATCTTCATCAACCAGCTGCGCGAGAAGATCGGCGTCATGTTCGGCTCGCCCGAAACCACCACGGGCGGTAAGGCATTGAAGTTCTACGCATCGGTTCGCCTCGACGTGCGACGCATCGAGACGCTGAAGGACGGTACCGACGCCGTCGGCAACCGGACCCGGTGCAAGATCGTCAAGAACAAGATGGCCCCGCCGTTCAAGCAGGCCGAGTTCGACATCCTCTACGGCAAGGGCATCTCGAAGGAGGGCTCGCTCATCGACATGGGTGTCGAGCACGGCTTCGTCCGCAAGTCCGGCTCGTGGTTCACCTACGAGGGCGAACAACTGGGCCAGGGCAAGGAGAACGCGCGCAACTTCCTGCTCGAGAACCCCGAAGTGGCCGCCGAGATCGAGAAGAAGATCAAGGAAAAGCTCGGAATCGGTGCGGTGTTGACCGATGACTCCAATGACAAAGCCCTGCCAGCCCCCGTCGACTTCTGAGTCGCGCGACGAGCAGGCGCAGGATCCCCGCGTTCGTGAAGAACGCGCCCGGGATCTGTGTCTGCGCCTGCTCACCGCGCGCGCTCGCACCAGGGCTCAGCTCGCCGCTCAGCTGACCAAGCGGGGTTACCCCGACGACGTCAGCGCGCGCGTGCTGGACCGGCTCACCGACGTCGGTCTGGTCGACGATCAGGACTTCGCCGAACAGTGGGTGCGCTCCCGACACGTCACCGCGGGAAAGGGCAAGCGCGCGTTGGCAGCTGAGCTGCGCACCAAGGGTGTCGACGACGAGGTGATCGCCGAGGCCTTGGCCGATGTCGACGCCGACGCCGAGCGGGTCCGCGCCGAGCAACTCGTCGCCGACAAGCTGCGCCGGGAGCGTCTCGACGATCCCACCGACGACGTGAAGGTCACGCGGCGTCTGGTGGGCATGCTGGCCCGGCGCGGCTACTCGCAGTCGATGGCGTTCGACGTCGTCAAGGTGGCCATGGCCGGGGAGCGCGAACGTCGACGGGTCTAGTTCCTAGATCGTGCCGCCGGCCCCTGCGCCGAACGCACCCTGCGTCACGGGTGCGGGGTGCAGGGGATCGGGCCCACGCCGAGAACGTCGCAACCGACCCTCCAGCCAGGTGGCGAAGCTGCCGAGCGCGAAGTTCACGCAGATCATCAGCACGGCAATCACGATGAGTGCGGGGACGTAGTTGCCGTACGCCGACCCGACCTGCGTGCCCTGGCGCACCATCTCCACGAAGGTGATCTGGTATCCGATCGCCGTGTCCTTGAGCACCACGACCATCTGCGATACCAGCACGGGCAGCATCGACGTGACGGCTTGGGGCAGCAGGATCGCCCGCATGGACTGGCCCCACCGCAGCCCCAGCGCCTCGGCCGCCTCGGCCTGTCCGCGGGGCAGGGCGTGCACCCCGGCGCGGACGATCTCGGCGATCACGGCGCCGTTGTAGAGCGTCAGGCCCGTGATGACACCGGCCAGCGCAAGGTGTTTGGAGGGGAACAGGTCGAACGTCGCATAGAAGAAGTACGCGAAGATCATCATGACGAGCACCGGTACGGCGCGGAAGAACTCGACCACCACCGCGCACGGCCACCGCACGGCGGCCCGCTCGGACAACCGACCGACGCCGAGCAGGAACCCGAGAGCCAGCGCCAACACGATCGACACCGCCGCCGCCGTCAACGTGCCCTGCACACCCGGCAACACGTAGGTCTTCCAGAGGTTGGCGGTCAGGAACGGTTCCCACTTGGCGGCCGTCAACTGCCCCTTGGTCTGCAGCCGGGAGTACACCACCCACGCCACCGCGACCACCACGACCACCGTGATCGCGGTGATGACGCGGTTGCGCGCCCGAGCGCGCGGGCCGGGAGAGTCGAAGAGGACCGAGGCATGAGCGCTCATGACCGACCCACCGAGAGACGTCGTCCCAACCACCCGAAGACCAACCCCAGGGGCAACGTCAGAATGACGAAGCCCAGCGCGAAGATCGCTCCGACGGTGGCCAACGCGGCCGTGTTCTCGATCATCTCCTTCATCAACAGCGCCGCCTCAGCAACCCCGATGGCCGAGGCGATCGTCGTGTTCTTCGTCAAGGCGATCAGCACCGAACCCAGCGGTATTACTACCGCACGAAAAGCCTGCGGCAGCAACACGATTCGCAGGTTCTGCGCGAACGTCAGTCCCAGTGATCGGGCGGCCTCGGCCTGTCCGAGGGGCACGGTGTTGACGCCCGCCCGGACCGTCTCGCACACGAACGCGGCGGTGTACACCGTCAGTCCCAGGACGGCCAAGCGGAAGTTGCCGTCCTCGATCGACGTCCGCGACTGCGGGTCGACGAGCGTGATCCCCAGCGTCTGGGCCAGACCGAACGAGCAGAACAGGATGATCAGGGTGAGCGGGGTGTTGCGCACGACGTTGACGTAGGCGCTGCCCAGCCAGGTGAGCATCGGCACCGGCGCCAGGCGCATCGCGGCCAGCGCCGTGCCGAGGAGCAGCGCCCCGATGGCCGAGAAGACCGTCAGCTGGATGGTCGTCCAGAAGGCCTCGACGATGCGCCCCTGGTATTCCGTGAAGATCTCCACGTCAGTCGCCGCGTGCGCGCGTCGCTAGGTGGCGAGGGCCGGCGGCGCCGGCGTCGGGATGCCCGCCGGGCCGAGGTTCTTGTCGAACGCGGCCTGCCATGATCCGTCGGACTCCATCTTGGTGAGCGCGGCGCTGATCTTCTTCTGGAGGTCGGTGTCGTCCTTCTTCAGGCCGATGCCGTAGTTCTCCTGGGAGAACGGCTGTCCGACGAGCTTGAACGTCCCCGGGCTCTGCGCGGCGTACCCCGCCAGGATCACCTCGTCGGTGGTGACGGCGTCGATGGCGCCGTTCTTCAACGCCTCGATGCACGCCGAGTAGGTGTCGTACTGCTGCAGTTGCACGCCGGGGTAGGTGTCCTTGATGCGTTGTGCAGGCGTCGAACCCGACACCGAGCACAGCTTCTTGTTGTTCTGCAGCGAGTCCGCGCCGGTGATGTCGGTGTCGTCGGCCTTGACGAGCAGGCTCTGCCCGGTGACGAGATAGGGCCCGACGAAGGACACCTTCTCCTTGCGGGCGTCGGTGATGGAGTAGGTGGCGGTGATGAACGTCACCTGACCGTTCTGGATCAGCGTCTCGCGCTGGGCCGACGGCGACTCCTTCCACTCGATCTTGTCGGGGGAGTACCCGAGCTCCTTGGCGACGTAGGTGGAGACGTCGACGTCGAAGCCGCTCATGGTGCCGTCGGGATTCTTCAGCCCGAGGCCGGGCTGATCGAACTTCGTGCCGATGACGATCTTGCCGTCGTCACCGCCGGAGCCGCCGCCGCAGGCGGTGAGCGACAGTGGCAACGCGAGGGCGAGCGCCAGCACCGCGGCCACCCGGTATCGCAGAGACGTCATGAACAGTTCCTTTCGCCGAGCGTTCAGTGGTCGAGGATCTTGCCGAGGAAGTCCCTGGCGCGGTCGGATCTGGGGTTGGCGAAGAACTGCTCCGGTGGGGCGTCCTCGACGATCGCGCCGTCGGCCATGAAGACGACGCGGTGGGAGGCGCGCCGGGCGAAGCCCATCTCGTGGGTGACCACGAGCATCGTCATGCCGTCCTCCGCCAGCGAGGTCATCACGGCCAGCACCTCGTTGATCATCTCGGGATCCAGTGCGCTGGTGGGTTCGTCGAACAGCATGACCTTGGGGTTCATCGCCAACGAGCGGGCGATGGCCACGCGCTGCTGCTGACCGCCGGACAGCTGGGCGGGGTACTTGTCGGCCTGGCTGGCGATGCCGACGCGCTCGAGCAGGGTCATCGCGGCGGCGTGCGCCTCCTCCTTGGACTGCTTGCGCACCTTCATGGGCGCCAGCGTGACGTTCTCCACGATCGTCTTGTGCGCGAAGAGGTTGAAGGACTGGAACACCATGCCGACGTCCGAGCGCAGCTGGGCGAGCTTGCGTCCCTCGGTGGGCAGTTCCTCGCCGTCGATCGCGATCGTGCCGGAGTCGATGGGCTCGAGCCGGTTGATGGTCCGGCACAGCGTCGACTTGCCCGAACCGGACGGGCCGAGGACCACGACGACCTGGCCGCGCTCCACGTCGAGGTTGATGTCCTTCAGCACGTGCAGGCTGCCGAAGTGCTTGTCGACGGCCCTCATCGAGATCATCGGCACGGGTTCGGCCGAACGCGCCTGCGACGGGTCGTCCTGCATGTGCACAGACCCTACCCAGGTAACGTCCAGCTTGCTGCACCTCTGTCCCCACCAGGGTGTTTGGCCATTGCACACGCGCCCGTACCATTGGGACGTGACGTCGATGGCAACACGCGAGGTGGGAGTGGCCCACCCGTCGCGCACCTTCCAGGTCCGCACCTACGGCTGTCAGATGAACGTGCACGACTCCGAACGTCTGGCCGGGTTGCTCGAGCAGGCCGGCTACCGCCGTGCCGCCGATGGCGCCGACGCGGACGTCGTGGTGTTCAACACCTGCGCGGTGCGCGAGAACGCCGACAACAAGCTCTACGGCAACATCAGTCACCTGGTGCCCCGCAAGGAGGCCAACCCGGACATGCAGATCGCGGTCGGCGGGTGT
This region includes:
- a CDS encoding amino acid ABC transporter ATP-binding protein, whose translation is MISMRAVDKHFGSLHVLKDINLDVERGQVVVVLGPSGSGKSTLCRTINRLEPIDSGTIAIDGEELPTEGRKLAQLRSDVGMVFQSFNLFAHKTIVENVTLAPMKVRKQSKEEAHAAAMTLLERVGIASQADKYPAQLSGGQQQRVAIARSLAMNPKVMLFDEPTSALDPEMINEVLAVMTSLAEDGMTMLVVTHEMGFARRASHRVVFMADGAIVEDAPPEQFFANPRSDRARDFLGKILDH